One genomic segment of Paenibacillus xylanexedens includes these proteins:
- a CDS encoding ABC transporter ATP-binding protein, with the protein MSLPATQHTIHIEQLRKTYHAPTNGDVHYIIKDVDLVIKGGEFFVLLGPSGCGKSTLLNMIAGFISKSGGQLKVDNKEIDRPGRDRAMVFQQADSSLFPWLTVRENVEFGLRMSKVPKTQRREISDRYIQLVGLSAHEGKFPKELSGGMKQRVQLARVLANDSAILLMDEPFGALDAMTRRTMQKELVNIWKETHKTVIFVTHDIQEALLLGERIGIMSVGPSSNITDIYHNTLPYPRNIASSEFNTLYDRIQGHFEE; encoded by the coding sequence ATGTCCTTACCTGCAACTCAGCATACCATTCATATTGAACAGCTTCGAAAAACGTATCATGCCCCGACCAATGGGGATGTGCATTATATCATTAAGGATGTCGATCTGGTTATCAAGGGAGGAGAGTTCTTTGTCCTGCTTGGTCCCAGTGGGTGTGGGAAGTCAACGCTGCTGAACATGATCGCGGGGTTTATCTCCAAGTCGGGTGGACAGCTCAAGGTGGATAACAAGGAGATTGACAGACCAGGCAGGGATCGGGCAATGGTATTCCAGCAGGCGGATTCTTCTCTCTTTCCATGGCTAACCGTGAGGGAAAATGTTGAATTCGGACTTCGAATGTCCAAGGTGCCTAAGACGCAACGGCGTGAGATCTCCGATCGTTACATCCAGCTTGTAGGACTGAGTGCTCATGAGGGCAAATTTCCAAAAGAGCTATCAGGTGGCATGAAGCAGCGTGTTCAATTGGCCCGGGTACTTGCGAATGACTCGGCGATCTTGCTGATGGATGAGCCATTCGGTGCGCTGGACGCGATGACGAGACGGACCATGCAGAAGGAACTGGTGAATATTTGGAAAGAAACACATAAAACCGTTATCTTTGTCACACACGATATTCAGGAGGCGTTATTGCTTGGTGAGCGCATAGGCATTATGTCTGTAGGTCCGTCTTCGAATATCACGGATATTTACCACAACACTTTACCTTACCCGAGGAACATCGCCTCGTCTGAGTTCAACACCCTGTATGACCGAATTCAAGGCCACTTTGAAGAATAA
- a CDS encoding ABC transporter permease, translated as MKWLEKKWVSIPLLWVTVILIWQLGALIYGPDVIPGPWHTILGARELIADGTLMEYIGISFTRVLAGWVLGSIIAIPVGLIIGKVHLIRLFAEPFLNFIRFIPPIAFITLFLVWFGIGEQSKIALIMYATFFIVVLNTLTGVLSVEEDKIRSARSMGANERQILLHVIVPATTPYIFTGVRLAMGTSYMAIIGAEMIASNEGVGYLIWNSRLFFRTDWIFVGLISLGFMGFLTDRLFNWFGRRVLYRYGVIGGAKRV; from the coding sequence ATGAAATGGTTGGAGAAAAAATGGGTGTCTATCCCGCTTCTATGGGTAACGGTCATCTTAATCTGGCAGCTTGGTGCCCTTATCTATGGGCCTGACGTAATCCCCGGTCCGTGGCACACGATCTTGGGAGCACGCGAATTGATTGCTGACGGTACACTGATGGAGTATATCGGAATCAGCTTCACTCGTGTACTGGCCGGCTGGGTACTCGGAAGTATCATTGCTATTCCGGTAGGGCTGATTATTGGCAAAGTTCATCTCATCCGGCTGTTCGCCGAACCGTTCCTTAACTTTATACGTTTTATCCCGCCGATCGCCTTTATTACCTTATTTCTGGTGTGGTTCGGAATTGGTGAGCAATCCAAGATCGCGCTCATTATGTACGCAACCTTCTTCATTGTTGTGCTGAATACACTGACAGGTGTGCTCTCCGTCGAAGAAGACAAAATCCGGTCGGCCCGCAGTATGGGAGCCAATGAACGGCAGATTCTGCTGCATGTGATTGTTCCGGCGACAACCCCGTATATCTTCACGGGTGTGCGACTGGCGATGGGAACTTCTTATATGGCCATAATCGGTGCTGAGATGATTGCTTCGAATGAGGGGGTGGGTTACTTAATCTGGAATTCCAGACTCTTTTTCCGAACAGATTGGATCTTTGTCGGACTGATTTCCCTGGGTTTTATGGGATTCCTGACGGATCGATTGTTCAACTGGTTTGGTCGCAGAGTACTCTACCGATATGGGGTCATTGGAGGAGCGAAGCGGGTCTGA
- a CDS encoding ABC transporter substrate-binding protein — protein MRKPSIVTGILILFLATTLLLSGCSSNAAGSGAKDATGKNTDNVKIRIADTSTNPTFRVAIAKGFFENRGIDAESITFGSPAEGVNALFIKQVDIAYGADFPVLNALSKGEYSVIASAGQTTDEAAAAWKLYARENIQSGADLKGKKVSFIRGTFIPYLWDEYLKDQGVALSDVTQIGQGAFDEAYIALKQGDLDAAWVIGSALTDKFDALEGVHQLTDMSQTPIRLGMGLVSSNEFIQANPETVSDFLAALDEASTYAQAHPEEVADLMYQETKQPKDATLKDLPINPWEVGFTQAAYDSLAGQKQYMVDTGIIEQDFDLDTKLDLTSLQQALPEKVTYSK, from the coding sequence GTGAGAAAACCATCCATAGTAACCGGCATATTGATATTATTTCTGGCTACGACACTCCTATTATCCGGATGCAGTTCAAACGCAGCAGGATCTGGAGCAAAAGACGCTACCGGCAAGAATACCGATAATGTAAAAATTCGAATCGCAGATACAAGTACCAACCCAACGTTCAGGGTAGCTATTGCCAAAGGTTTTTTTGAAAACAGGGGCATTGATGCAGAGAGTATTACGTTTGGCTCACCTGCTGAAGGTGTAAATGCACTATTTATCAAACAGGTTGATATTGCTTACGGTGCGGACTTCCCTGTATTAAATGCTTTGTCTAAAGGGGAATATTCAGTCATCGCTTCTGCAGGTCAGACTACGGACGAAGCGGCAGCCGCCTGGAAGCTGTATGCAAGGGAGAATATTCAGAGTGGAGCGGATTTGAAGGGCAAGAAAGTGAGTTTCATTCGAGGCACATTTATTCCGTATCTATGGGATGAATATTTGAAAGATCAGGGGGTGGCGCTGAGTGATGTGACGCAAATTGGTCAGGGGGCTTTTGATGAAGCCTACATCGCACTGAAACAGGGAGACCTTGATGCCGCTTGGGTTATAGGTTCCGCGTTAACCGATAAATTCGATGCACTCGAAGGAGTACATCAGCTGACGGATATGTCTCAGACCCCTATACGCCTTGGTATGGGACTGGTATCAAGTAATGAATTCATCCAGGCAAACCCTGAAACGGTAAGTGATTTTCTTGCGGCGCTGGATGAAGCATCCACGTATGCCCAAGCGCATCCTGAAGAGGTTGCCGATCTGATGTACCAAGAGACCAAACAGCCTAAAGATGCCACGTTGAAAGACCTTCCAATCAATCCATGGGAAGTTGGATTTACGCAGGCTGCTTATGATAGTTTGGCAGGTCAGAAGCAATATATGGTGGACACCGGAATCATCGAACAGGATTTTGATCTCGACACCAAACTCGATCTGACTTCTCTCCAGCAGGCGTTGCCGGAAAAAGTAACATACAGTAAATAA